One region of Catenuloplanes indicus genomic DNA includes:
- a CDS encoding DUF397 domain-containing protein, protein MIDLTGATWRKSTRSGSTGGNCVEVAVNLPGVVAVRDSKDVTGPALVVSPAAFAAFTVRVKAV, encoded by the coding sequence ATGATTGACCTGACCGGTGCGACATGGCGTAAGAGCACCCGTAGCGGCTCCACCGGCGGCAACTGCGTCGAGGTGGCGGTGAACCTGCCCGGCGTGGTCGCGGTGCGGGACAGCAAGGACGTCACCGGCCCGGCGCTGGTGGTCAGCCCGGCGGCGTTCGCGGCGTTCACCGTTCGCGTGAAGGCCGTCTGA
- the rfbA gene encoding glucose-1-phosphate thymidylyltransferase RfbA has protein sequence MRGILLAGGTGSRLWPITQAVSKQLMPVFDKPMIYYPLTTLVTAGVREVLIITTPDDQPQFRRLLGDGAQWGLSLTYAVQPRPEGIAQAFLIGEEFLAGDDVALILGDNIFHGGDLPTRLKENAAHAGGRVFAYPVADPTAYGVVEFDESGRVISIEEKPEKPKSRYAVPGLYFYDADVVRIAKELRPSARGELEITGINDAYLRRGDLTVTVLDRGTAWLDTGTFADLVHAAEYVRVIEARQGFKIGCIEEAAWRAGRIDDDQLRALAGPLRRSGYGDYLLRLLDWER, from the coding sequence GTGCGCGGGATCCTTTTGGCAGGTGGAACCGGGTCTCGGCTGTGGCCGATCACCCAGGCGGTGTCGAAGCAGCTGATGCCGGTGTTCGACAAGCCGATGATCTATTACCCGCTGACCACGCTCGTCACCGCGGGCGTCCGTGAGGTGCTGATCATCACGACGCCGGACGACCAGCCGCAGTTCCGCCGCCTGCTCGGTGACGGTGCGCAGTGGGGGCTGTCGCTCACCTACGCGGTGCAGCCCCGCCCGGAGGGCATCGCGCAGGCGTTCCTGATCGGCGAGGAGTTCCTGGCCGGTGACGACGTGGCGCTGATCCTCGGCGACAACATCTTCCACGGCGGCGACCTGCCGACCAGGCTGAAGGAGAACGCGGCGCACGCCGGTGGCCGCGTCTTCGCCTACCCGGTCGCGGACCCCACGGCCTACGGCGTCGTCGAGTTCGACGAGTCCGGCCGGGTCATCTCCATCGAGGAGAAGCCGGAGAAGCCCAAGTCGCGGTACGCGGTGCCCGGCCTCTACTTCTACGACGCGGACGTGGTCCGGATCGCCAAGGAGCTGCGCCCGTCCGCGCGCGGCGAGCTGGAGATCACCGGCATCAACGACGCGTATCTGCGCCGCGGCGATCTCACGGTCACGGTGCTGGACCGGGGGACCGCGTGGCTGGACACCGGGACGTTCGCCGACCTGGTGCACGCCGCCGAGTACGTGCGCGTGATCGAAGCGCGCCAGGGCTTCAAGATCGGATGCATCGAGGAGGCGGCCTGGCGGGCCGGCCGCATCGACGACGATCAGCTGCGGGCGCTGGCCGGGCCGCTCCGCCGCAGCGGCTACGGCGACTATCTGCTCCGGTTGCTCGACTGGGAGCGATAA
- a CDS encoding DUF3866 family protein, which yields MIRWRSGTVTALRRSWDGASELSVTVDGDQDSIKALAYTPLVGEPAVGDRVLLNVGALEMGLGTGGYALVVALPDNLPGSHLADHRDNGHLVKARYTPLQAIMMGVDEEASPHRAVLAEADDLEGMPVVLADLHSALPAVLAGIGTGPRVAYLMTDGGALPAWFSRTLSALRPHLAGTVTAGQAFGGDLEATTVHSGLLAARHVLGADVTIVAQGPGNLGTGTRWGFSGVAVGEAVNAVNTLGGRAVGSLRISDADPRPRHRGVSHHSVTAYGRVALTPADLVVPTPLPSSVAEDVESTLRLLAERHTIVRVPADGLDDALRASPVPLSTMGRDLDGDHAYFLAAAAAGRHAASLLPAA from the coding sequence ATGATTCGGTGGCGGTCGGGGACGGTGACGGCGCTGCGGCGCAGCTGGGACGGGGCCAGCGAGCTGTCGGTGACGGTGGACGGCGACCAGGACTCGATCAAGGCGCTGGCGTACACGCCGCTGGTCGGCGAGCCCGCGGTCGGCGACCGGGTGCTGCTCAACGTGGGCGCGCTCGAGATGGGCCTCGGCACCGGCGGGTACGCGCTGGTGGTCGCGCTGCCGGACAACCTGCCGGGCTCGCACCTGGCGGACCACCGGGACAACGGCCACCTGGTCAAGGCGCGCTACACGCCGCTGCAGGCGATCATGATGGGCGTGGACGAGGAGGCCTCACCGCACCGCGCGGTGCTGGCCGAGGCGGACGACCTGGAGGGCATGCCGGTCGTGCTGGCCGACCTGCACTCCGCGCTGCCCGCGGTGCTGGCCGGGATCGGCACCGGCCCGCGCGTCGCCTACCTGATGACCGACGGCGGCGCGCTGCCCGCCTGGTTCTCCCGCACGCTGTCGGCCCTCAGACCCCACCTCGCCGGTACGGTGACCGCGGGCCAGGCGTTCGGCGGCGACCTCGAGGCGACCACCGTGCACAGCGGGCTGCTGGCCGCCCGGCACGTGCTCGGCGCGGACGTCACGATCGTCGCGCAGGGCCCGGGCAACCTCGGCACCGGCACCCGCTGGGGCTTCTCCGGCGTCGCGGTCGGCGAGGCGGTCAACGCGGTCAACACGCTCGGCGGCCGCGCGGTCGGCTCGCTGCGCATCTCCGACGCCGACCCGCGCCCCCGGCACCGCGGCGTCTCGCACCACAGCGTCACCGCGTACGGCCGGGTCGCGCTCACCCCGGCTGACCTGGTCGTGCCCACTCCCCTGCCGTCCTCGGTCGCCGAGGACGTGGAGTCGACGCTGCGGCTGCTGGCCGAACGGCACACGATCGTCCGCGTCCCCGCCGACGGCCTGGACGACGCGCTCCGCGCCTCTCCGGTGCCGCTCTCCACCATGGGCCGCGACCTGGACGGCGACCACGCCTACTTCCTGGCCGCCGCGGCCGCCGGCCGCCACGCCGCGTCACTGTTGCCGGCGGCGTGA
- a CDS encoding cation diffusion facilitator family transporter, producing MATSPENESVGTVVVAGLANLAIAVAKLVAGIVSHSAAMLSEAVHSLADTVTEVLLFTALRRGAKPADARHPFGYGKESYVWAFIAALFTFVAGAGFSITHGVNTIRTGEHSGNYLIAYLVLAASFVAEGISFRRAVRQVRSSSREWRTTPRRFLRHTSDTTVKAVFLEDAAALTGILLAALGVGLSQLTGDETWDGVASILIGVLLLFVAATLAHSNVSLLVGRAVPRRIHEEIHDEIAALPSVERVSTLLTMQLGPSDVLVAAKVDFTDTATGAEIESAADLAERRLRDRYPNIAYVFLDPTRGAV from the coding sequence GTGGCAACCTCCCCTGAGAACGAGAGCGTCGGCACCGTCGTCGTGGCCGGGCTGGCCAACCTCGCGATCGCGGTCGCCAAGCTGGTGGCCGGGATCGTCTCGCACTCCGCCGCGATGCTGTCCGAGGCGGTGCACTCGCTGGCCGACACGGTCACCGAGGTGCTGCTGTTCACCGCGCTGCGCCGGGGTGCGAAACCGGCCGACGCGCGCCACCCGTTCGGGTACGGCAAGGAGAGCTACGTCTGGGCGTTCATCGCGGCGCTGTTCACGTTCGTCGCCGGTGCCGGATTCTCGATCACGCACGGTGTGAACACCATCCGGACCGGCGAGCACAGCGGCAACTACCTGATCGCGTACCTGGTGCTGGCCGCGTCGTTCGTCGCCGAGGGCATCTCGTTCCGGCGCGCGGTCCGGCAGGTCCGGTCCTCGTCCCGGGAGTGGCGGACCACGCCGCGCCGGTTCCTGCGGCACACGTCCGACACCACGGTCAAGGCCGTGTTCCTGGAGGACGCGGCCGCGCTGACCGGCATCCTGCTGGCCGCGCTCGGCGTCGGGCTGTCGCAGCTGACCGGCGATGAGACGTGGGACGGCGTGGCGTCGATCCTGATCGGCGTGCTGCTGCTGTTCGTGGCCGCGACGCTGGCGCACAGCAACGTGTCGCTGCTGGTCGGCCGCGCGGTGCCGCGGCGCATCCACGAGGAGATCCACGACGAGATCGCGGCGCTGCCCTCGGTGGAGCGGGTCAGCACGCTGCTCACCATGCAGCTCGGCCCGTCCGACGTGCTGGTCGCCGCGAAGGTCGACTTCACCGACACCGCGACCGGCGCGGAGATCGAGTCCGCCGCCGACCTGGCCGAACGCCGGCTGCGCGACCGCTACCCGAACATCGCGTATGTCTTCCTCGACCCGACCCGGGGCGCTGTATAG
- the tatC gene encoding twin-arginine translocase subunit TatC: protein MTLIEHVRELRTRLFRASLAVVAGFVVGFWLADWVFELLKQPYCDLPTMRQADGGCPMTQLGPADGFLLKLKIALWVGLIVSAPIWLYQLWAFIAPGLHKHERGYAYAFVALAAPLFTGGAVLAYYVVEKGLYFLLTSGVTGLDTQLEVTRYISFVTSLILLFGVAFLFPLVALMLNVVGLVSGARLLSWWRVAVFAFFLFAAVVTPTPDPFGMTVLALALSALYFMAVGVALLNDKRRGRGKSLYEGLDDDAVSPLDLGDTESVTAGDRVTASGPVSASGPVTVGEPVGASSPVSASGPIEPVEPIRPRPIERGFDDMT, encoded by the coding sequence ATGACCCTGATCGAGCACGTCAGGGAACTGCGCACTCGGCTCTTCCGCGCCTCACTCGCGGTCGTCGCCGGTTTCGTGGTCGGGTTCTGGCTCGCGGACTGGGTGTTCGAGCTGCTCAAGCAGCCGTACTGTGACCTGCCGACGATGCGGCAGGCGGACGGCGGCTGCCCGATGACGCAGCTGGGCCCGGCCGACGGCTTCCTGCTTAAGCTGAAGATCGCGCTCTGGGTCGGCCTGATCGTCTCCGCGCCGATCTGGCTCTACCAGCTGTGGGCGTTCATCGCGCCCGGCCTGCACAAGCACGAGCGCGGCTACGCCTACGCGTTCGTCGCGCTCGCCGCGCCGCTGTTCACCGGCGGTGCGGTGCTGGCCTACTACGTGGTCGAGAAGGGTCTGTACTTCCTGCTGACGTCCGGCGTCACCGGCCTCGACACCCAGCTCGAGGTCACGCGGTACATCAGCTTCGTCACCAGCCTGATCCTGCTGTTCGGCGTCGCGTTCCTGTTCCCGCTGGTCGCGCTGATGCTCAACGTCGTCGGCCTGGTCAGCGGCGCGCGGCTGCTGTCCTGGTGGCGCGTCGCCGTGTTCGCGTTCTTCCTGTTCGCGGCCGTCGTCACGCCCACCCCGGACCCGTTCGGCATGACCGTCCTGGCGCTGGCGCTGTCCGCGCTGTACTTCATGGCGGTCGGCGTGGCGCTGCTGAACGACAAGCGCCGGGGCCGCGGCAAGTCGCTGTACGAGGGGCTCGACGACGACGCGGTGTCGCCGCTCGACCTCGGCGACACCGAATCGGTCACCGCCGGTGACCGCGTCACGGCCAGCGGCCCGGTCAGCGCGAGCGGCCCGGTGACCGTCGGCGAGCCGGTCGGCGCCAGCTCACCGGTGTCGGCCTCCGGCCCGATCGAGCCGGTCGAGCCGATCAGGCCCCGGCCGATCGAACGCGGCTTCGACGACATGACCTGA
- the pafA gene encoding Pup--protein ligase, which translates to MERRIFGLETEYGVTCTYRGQRRLSPDEVARYLFRRVVSWGRSSNVFLRNGARLYLDVGSHPEYATPECDSVLDLVAHDRAGERILEGLLVDAEKRLHDEGIAGEIYLFKNNTDSAGNSYGCHENYLVSRHGEFGRLADVLIPFLVTRQLICGAGKVLQTPRGAVYCLSQRAEHIWEGVSSATTRSRPIINTRDEPHADAERYRRLHVIVGDSNMNEVTTLLKVGSADIVLRMIEAGVVMRDLSLENPIRAIREVSHDVTGRRKVRLASNKEISALEIQQEYLAKATEFVERRGGDDTAKRVVELWGRVLDAVESGNLDPVSREIDWVSKLKLIERYQAKNDLPLSHPRIAQMDLAYHDIRRGRGLYGLMERRKQVDRVAGDLDIYEAKETPPQTTRARLRGEFIKHAQEKRRDFTVDWVHLKLNDQAQRTVLCKDPFRAHDERVERLIASM; encoded by the coding sequence ATGGAGCGGCGAATCTTCGGTCTCGAGACCGAATACGGCGTCACGTGCACCTACCGAGGTCAACGGCGTTTGTCACCGGATGAGGTGGCGCGCTACCTGTTCCGGCGGGTCGTCTCCTGGGGGCGGTCCAGCAACGTCTTCCTGCGTAACGGCGCCCGGCTCTATCTGGATGTGGGCTCGCACCCGGAGTATGCGACGCCCGAGTGCGACTCCGTGCTCGACCTGGTCGCGCACGACCGGGCCGGCGAGCGGATCCTGGAGGGACTGCTCGTCGACGCGGAGAAGCGGCTGCACGACGAGGGGATCGCGGGCGAGATCTACCTCTTCAAGAACAACACCGACTCGGCCGGCAACTCGTACGGGTGCCACGAGAACTACCTGGTGTCCCGGCACGGCGAGTTCGGCCGCCTGGCGGACGTGCTGATCCCGTTCCTGGTCACCCGGCAGCTGATCTGCGGCGCGGGTAAGGTGCTGCAGACGCCGCGCGGCGCGGTCTACTGCCTGTCGCAGCGCGCGGAGCACATCTGGGAGGGCGTCTCCAGCGCGACGACGCGCTCCCGGCCGATCATCAACACGCGGGACGAGCCGCACGCGGACGCGGAGCGCTACCGCCGGCTGCACGTGATCGTCGGCGACTCGAACATGAACGAGGTCACCACGCTGTTGAAGGTGGGCAGCGCGGACATCGTGCTCCGCATGATCGAGGCCGGCGTGGTGATGCGTGACCTGTCGCTGGAGAACCCGATCCGGGCGATCCGCGAGGTGTCGCACGACGTGACCGGCCGCCGCAAGGTCCGGCTCGCGTCGAACAAGGAGATCTCCGCGCTGGAGATCCAGCAGGAGTACCTGGCGAAGGCGACCGAGTTCGTCGAGCGGCGCGGCGGCGACGACACCGCGAAGCGCGTGGTCGAGCTGTGGGGCCGGGTGCTGGACGCGGTCGAGTCCGGCAACCTCGACCCGGTCTCCCGGGAGATCGACTGGGTCAGCAAGCTGAAGCTGATCGAGCGGTACCAGGCGAAGAACGATCTGCCGCTGTCCCACCCGCGGATCGCGCAGATGGACCTGGCCTACCACGACATCCGGCGCGGGCGCGGGCTCTACGGCCTGATGGAGCGCCGCAAGCAGGTCGACCGGGTCGCCGGTGACCTGGACATCTACGAGGCCAAGGAGACGCCGCCGCAGACCACCCGGGCCCGGCTGCGCGGCGAGTTCATCAAGCACGCGCAGGAGAAGCGGCGCGACTTCACGGTCGACTGGGTGCACCTGAAGCTGAACGACCAGGCGCAGCGCACCGTGCTGTGCAAGGACCCGTTCCGGGCGCACGACGAGCGCGTGGAACGGCTGATCGCGAGCATGTGA
- a CDS encoding HAD family hydrolase produces MVLDVADHDERSSETSPAEVEPPRAIEGILFDFHGTLAQVEPPVDWVLAAATACGATLDPGRATALADRLITAGRAGGPVPRRIPPQLAEVWAERDLYAHCHRAAYTGLADTVESGISGFAEALYDRGTVPAGWAPYSDAAATLAALHERGVPVAVVSNIGFDIRPHFAAWGLDRYVTEFVLSYEIGRIKPDPQIFEKACKLIGVPPERTLMVGDSAADAGAVKAGLATLVLPAAEPGRANGLWATLALTK; encoded by the coding sequence ATGGTTCTCGACGTGGCGGATCACGACGAGCGTTCGAGCGAGACGAGCCCGGCGGAGGTGGAGCCGCCACGAGCGATCGAGGGCATCCTCTTCGACTTCCACGGCACGCTCGCGCAGGTGGAGCCGCCGGTCGACTGGGTGCTCGCGGCGGCCACGGCCTGCGGCGCGACGCTCGACCCCGGGCGTGCCACCGCGCTGGCCGACCGGCTGATCACCGCGGGCCGGGCCGGTGGGCCGGTCCCCCGCCGGATCCCGCCGCAACTCGCGGAGGTGTGGGCGGAGCGCGACCTGTACGCGCACTGCCACCGCGCCGCGTACACCGGGCTGGCGGACACTGTGGAATCCGGGATATCCGGCTTCGCCGAGGCGCTCTACGACCGCGGAACCGTCCCGGCGGGCTGGGCGCCCTACTCGGACGCGGCCGCGACGCTCGCCGCGCTGCACGAGCGCGGCGTGCCGGTCGCGGTGGTCAGCAACATCGGCTTCGACATCCGCCCGCACTTCGCCGCATGGGGCCTGGACCGCTACGTCACCGAGTTCGTGCTCTCGTACGAGATCGGCCGGATAAAGCCGGACCCACAGATCTTCGAGAAGGCGTGCAAGCTGATCGGCGTGCCGCCGGAGCGTACGCTGATGGTCGGCGACTCCGCCGCGGACGCGGGCGCGGTCAAGGCCGGCCTGGCCACGCTGGTGCTGCCGGCCGCCGAGCCGGGCCGGGCGAACGGCCTGTGGGCCACGCTCGCGCTGACCAAGTAG
- the tatA gene encoding Sec-independent protein translocase subunit TatA: protein MQFLKPWHIIVLVVVLILLFGAKRLPDAARSLGRSMRILKAETKSMVDDGKDAPDDLSDKADAKNGRAPLQGDVIPPAHATHATAEQPVRDR from the coding sequence ATGCAGTTCCTCAAGCCGTGGCACATCATCGTCCTCGTGGTGGTGCTCATCCTCCTCTTCGGCGCGAAGCGGCTCCCCGACGCGGCCCGCTCGCTCGGCCGCTCGATGCGCATCCTGAAGGCGGAGACCAAGAGCATGGTCGACGACGGCAAGGACGCGCCGGACGACCTGTCCGACAAGGCCGACGCGAAGAACGGCCGCGCACCGCTGCAGGGCGACGTGATCCCGCCCGCGCACGCGACGCACGCGACGGCCGAGCAGCCGGTCCGCGACCGCTGA
- the rfbD gene encoding dTDP-4-dehydrorhamnose reductase translates to MTRWLITGAGGMLGRDLVAALTEPTASYGRHARRSETPVEITAATRDMLDVTDAAAVASAVSGHDIVINAAAWTDVDAAEDHEDVATDINGRAVNNIAAACTVNGAKLIQISTDYVFDGTATTPYPETHPTAPINAYGRGKSLGEQLALRTGGYVVRTAWLYGDHGPNFIETMLKLAASRPTVDVVTDQIGQPTWTAALAEQLVRLGTAALAGTAPPGIYHGTAAGQASWHDLARTLYDLAGLDPDRIRPTTAESFARPAPRPAYSVLGHDAWSAAGIPVQPDWRVQLDHALSEPGFADLAKAARS, encoded by the coding sequence ATGACCCGTTGGCTGATCACCGGCGCGGGCGGGATGCTCGGCCGCGATCTCGTCGCCGCACTGACCGAGCCGACCGCCTCCTACGGCCGGCACGCCCGGCGCAGCGAGACGCCCGTCGAGATCACCGCCGCGACCCGCGACATGCTCGACGTCACGGACGCGGCTGCGGTCGCCTCCGCGGTCTCCGGCCACGACATCGTGATCAACGCGGCCGCCTGGACCGACGTCGACGCCGCCGAGGACCACGAGGACGTCGCCACCGACATCAACGGCCGCGCGGTCAACAACATCGCGGCCGCGTGCACCGTCAACGGCGCGAAACTCATCCAGATCTCCACCGACTACGTCTTCGACGGCACCGCCACCACGCCGTACCCGGAGACCCACCCCACCGCGCCGATCAACGCGTACGGTCGCGGCAAGTCCCTCGGCGAGCAGCTCGCGCTCCGCACCGGCGGCTACGTCGTGCGCACCGCCTGGCTCTACGGCGACCACGGGCCGAACTTCATCGAGACCATGCTGAAGCTGGCCGCGTCCCGCCCCACCGTCGACGTGGTCACCGACCAGATCGGCCAGCCCACCTGGACCGCCGCGCTCGCCGAACAACTCGTCCGCCTCGGCACCGCCGCACTCGCCGGCACCGCACCGCCCGGCATCTATCACGGCACCGCCGCCGGCCAGGCCTCCTGGCACGACCTGGCCCGCACGCTCTACGACCTGGCCGGCCTCGATCCCGACCGGATCCGCCCCACCACCGCCGAATCGTTCGCCCGCCCGGCCCCGCGCCCGGCCTACAGCGTCCTCGGCCACGACGCCTGGTCCGCCGCCGGCATCCCGGTCCAGCCCGACTGGCGCGTCCAGCTCGACCACGCCCTCAGCGAACCCGGCTTCGCCGATCTGGCCAAAGCGGCACGATCCTGA
- a CDS encoding helix-turn-helix domain-containing protein, with protein sequence MSHDGGSSVPRRQVGRLLRQLREGARTTLKDAAAHIEVSLSKMSRIEGGEAPVRQVDVRALADLYHAPPDMLEVLLSLAAATKEKGWWAAYGKAVPAWFELYVGMEQAASRLRHYENGVIPGLLQGEEYAAAVLGAVPGVTPEQVTQRVRLRRERQRLLSRANPPAPELDVIIEEAVLVKGLGDPDAWARQLAHLVNISQRPGISVRVIPRDRALHYAGFAGSFTVLDFPEVGLRRAEPTTVYIEGLTGALYLDEPAEVDTYQRAWDVLDRIALGRDASDDLIGELIKENIDD encoded by the coding sequence ATGTCACACGACGGGGGATCGTCCGTACCGCGCCGCCAGGTCGGTCGTTTGCTCCGCCAGCTCCGGGAGGGTGCGCGGACCACGCTGAAGGACGCGGCCGCGCACATCGAGGTCTCGCTGTCGAAGATGTCGCGGATCGAGGGCGGCGAGGCACCGGTCCGGCAGGTGGACGTGCGCGCGCTCGCGGACCTCTACCACGCGCCGCCGGACATGCTGGAGGTGCTGCTCTCGCTGGCCGCGGCCACGAAGGAGAAGGGGTGGTGGGCCGCGTACGGCAAGGCGGTCCCGGCCTGGTTCGAGCTGTACGTGGGCATGGAACAGGCCGCGTCCCGGCTGCGCCACTACGAGAACGGCGTGATCCCGGGCCTGCTCCAGGGCGAGGAGTACGCCGCGGCCGTGCTGGGCGCGGTCCCGGGCGTGACGCCGGAACAGGTCACGCAGCGGGTCCGGCTGCGCCGCGAACGCCAGCGGCTGCTCTCCCGCGCGAACCCGCCCGCGCCCGAACTGGACGTGATCATCGAGGAGGCCGTGCTGGTCAAGGGCCTCGGCGACCCGGACGCGTGGGCCCGTCAGCTCGCCCACCTGGTGAACATCTCGCAGAGGCCCGGGATCAGCGTGCGGGTGATCCCCCGCGACCGGGCGCTGCACTACGCGGGCTTCGCCGGGTCGTTCACCGTGCTGGACTTCCCGGAGGTGGGGCTGCGCCGGGCGGAGCCGACCACGGTCTACATCGAGGGCCTGACCGGCGCGCTCTACCTGGACGAACCCGCGGAAGTGGATACTTACCAGAGGGCGTGGGACGTGCTGGACCGGATCGCGCTGGGTCGGGACGCTTCGGACGACCTCATCGGGGAACTGATCAAGGAGAATATCGATGATTGA
- a CDS encoding helix-turn-helix transcriptional regulator gives MSRIRTERLVNLVICLLSTRRFLTAAQIAATVPGYEHDPEDPKEHEAFQRKFERDKAELRELGVPLETGTESVFDAEPGYRIAHRDYALPDIPLEPDEAAAVGIAGRLWQHHGLAAAASSGLAKLRAAGIDMDPQATLGVEPVVTVDPAFAPLTTAARERRAVAFDYRAPEGDEPATRKLQPWGVVCWRGRWYVVGHDLDRGAVRCFRLSRILGKVRPAGRPGAFTPPADLDLISHVSRFSGPVEWTGRATLLITPGVGAGLRRWARVVEPGQGDNPKDKITIRYGDTERLAGTLVRYGPEVQVLDPPELRDAVIQRLKEIVSRTEEVPA, from the coding sequence GTGTCGCGCATCCGCACCGAGCGGTTGGTCAACCTGGTCATCTGCCTCCTGTCCACGCGCCGGTTCCTGACCGCCGCGCAGATCGCCGCGACCGTGCCCGGTTACGAGCACGATCCGGAGGACCCGAAGGAGCACGAGGCGTTCCAGCGCAAGTTCGAGCGGGACAAGGCGGAGCTCCGCGAGCTCGGCGTGCCGCTGGAGACCGGGACGGAGAGCGTCTTCGACGCCGAGCCCGGCTACCGGATCGCCCACCGCGACTACGCGCTGCCGGACATCCCGCTCGAACCGGACGAGGCCGCGGCCGTCGGCATCGCCGGCCGGCTCTGGCAGCACCACGGTCTCGCCGCGGCCGCCTCCTCCGGGCTGGCGAAGCTGCGCGCCGCCGGCATCGACATGGACCCGCAGGCCACGCTGGGTGTCGAGCCGGTCGTCACGGTCGATCCGGCGTTCGCGCCGCTGACCACGGCCGCCCGGGAGCGCCGCGCGGTCGCGTTCGACTACCGCGCGCCCGAGGGCGACGAGCCGGCCACCCGCAAGCTCCAGCCGTGGGGCGTGGTCTGCTGGCGTGGGCGGTGGTACGTGGTGGGGCACGATCTCGACCGCGGCGCGGTCCGCTGCTTCCGGCTGTCCCGCATCCTCGGCAAGGTCCGCCCGGCCGGCCGCCCGGGCGCGTTCACGCCGCCCGCGGACCTCGACCTGATCAGCCACGTGTCGCGCTTCTCCGGCCCGGTCGAGTGGACCGGCCGGGCCACGCTGCTGATCACGCCGGGCGTCGGCGCCGGACTGCGCCGCTGGGCGCGGGTGGTCGAGCCCGGGCAGGGCGACAACCCCAAGGACAAGATCACCATTCGGTACGGGGACACCGAGCGGCTGGCCGGCACGCTGGTCCGCTACGGTCCCGAGGTGCAGGTGCTCGACCCGCCGGAGCTGCGCGACGCGGTCATCCAGCGGCTGAAGGAGATCGTGTCCCGGACCGAGGAGGTGCCCGCGTGA
- a CDS encoding helix-turn-helix transcriptional regulator, giving the protein MTTAPSASRASADRLGRVLNLVPYLLARPGIAIVEAAADLGVSEKQLREDLELLWVCGLPGYGPGDLIDMAFDGDNVTITYDAGIGKPLRLTPDEALALVVALRMLAETPGTGNRDAIERALAKIESAAGADADAPVAVRMSGNAKKVDRVRSALESGRALRITYYTASRDETTERVIDPIRVVNVDGWAYLEAWCRRAEATRLFRVDRIDGWTELDEPSAPPAEARPHDLSAGVFRPGAELPLITLRVGRSERWITEYYPCESVERGASGEDWLVTMRVTDLDWARRLILGLGPEVTVVSPPELITGIREQAAAALAAYSVPSA; this is encoded by the coding sequence GTGACCACCGCGCCGTCCGCCTCGCGCGCGTCCGCCGACCGGCTCGGCCGCGTGCTCAACCTGGTGCCCTACCTGCTGGCCCGCCCCGGCATCGCGATCGTCGAGGCCGCCGCCGACCTGGGCGTCTCGGAGAAGCAGCTGCGCGAGGACCTGGAGCTGCTCTGGGTCTGCGGGCTGCCCGGCTACGGCCCCGGCGACCTGATCGACATGGCGTTCGACGGCGACAACGTCACGATCACCTACGACGCCGGCATCGGCAAGCCGCTGCGGCTCACGCCGGACGAGGCGCTCGCGCTGGTCGTGGCGCTGCGCATGCTGGCCGAGACGCCCGGCACCGGCAACCGGGACGCGATCGAGCGCGCGCTGGCGAAGATAGAGTCGGCGGCCGGGGCGGATGCGGACGCGCCGGTCGCGGTCCGGATGAGCGGCAACGCGAAGAAGGTCGACCGGGTCCGGAGCGCGCTGGAGAGCGGTAGGGCGCTGCGGATCACGTATTACACCGCGTCCCGGGACGAGACCACCGAGCGCGTCATCGACCCGATCCGGGTGGTGAACGTCGACGGCTGGGCGTACCTGGAGGCGTGGTGCCGCCGGGCCGAGGCGACCCGGCTGTTCCGGGTCGACCGGATCGACGGCTGGACCGAGCTGGACGAGCCGTCCGCGCCCCCGGCGGAGGCACGCCCGCACGACCTGAGCGCCGGTGTGTTCCGCCCCGGCGCCGAGCTGCCACTGATCACGCTGCGGGTCGGCCGGTCCGAGCGGTGGATCACCGAGTACTACCCGTGCGAGTCGGTCGAGCGCGGCGCGTCCGGTGAGGACTGGCTGGTCACCATGCGGGTCACCGACCTGGACTGGGCGCGGCGGCTGATCCTCGGCCTCGGGCCGGAGGTGACCGTGGTGAGCCCGCCGGAACTGATCACCGGCATCCGGGAGCAGGCCGCGGCGGCGCTCGCTGCGTATTCCGTACCCTCGGCATAG